The following are encoded together in the Petrotoga olearia DSM 13574 genome:
- a CDS encoding pseudouridine synthase translates to MKLQKALQIISLSRRQSSEYILKKGVKVNNKLVKEPWYELKENDFIEFNNKKYYLSDLKKKAENKVYYLLNKPKGILCTFKDDFGRKTINDLLKGKIEERIFYVGRLDYDSSGLLLLTNDGDLANYLLRPENKVAKVYEVLVTGTPSKKELQMLEEGITLETGYKTMKSKVKILKKEKDLSLLQISLNEGKKRQIKLMIKALGYKVIELKRIKFGPWSIEEVPKPGDIKSLGSMEEVKNRLLSNFS, encoded by the coding sequence ATGAAGTTACAAAAGGCTCTCCAAATAATATCTCTGAGTAGAAGACAGTCCTCAGAATACATATTAAAAAAAGGCGTGAAAGTCAACAACAAATTGGTTAAAGAACCATGGTATGAATTAAAAGAAAATGATTTCATAGAATTTAACAATAAAAAATATTATCTTTCCGATCTAAAAAAGAAAGCTGAAAACAAGGTTTATTACCTTCTGAACAAACCTAAAGGAATCTTGTGTACCTTTAAAGACGATTTTGGTAGAAAAACGATAAATGATTTGCTGAAAGGAAAGATTGAAGAAAGAATTTTTTACGTAGGCAGGCTTGACTACGATTCAAGCGGTCTTTTGCTTCTGACAAACGATGGCGATTTAGCCAATTATTTGTTGAGGCCTGAAAATAAGGTCGCAAAAGTTTATGAAGTATTGGTAACAGGTACACCTTCAAAAAAGGAATTGCAGATGTTGGAAGAAGGTATCACACTTGAAACCGGATATAAAACGATGAAATCCAAGGTGAAGATTTTGAAAAAAGAAAAGGATCTATCGCTCCTACAAATCAGTTTAAACGAAGGTAAAAAAAGGCAGATAAAACTCATGATAAAGGCTTTAGGTTATAAAGTTATAGAATTAAAAAGGATCAAGTTTGGGCCATGGAGTATCGAAGAAGTTCCTAAACCTGGGGATATAAAATCCTTAGGAAGTATGGAAGAGGTAAAAAATAGACTTTTATCAAACTTTTCATAG
- the tsaB gene encoding tRNA (adenosine(37)-N6)-threonylcarbamoyltransferase complex dimerization subunit type 1 TsaB — translation MNLLILSTTLKNILVLLQDEKNKIYTRILTENKSGNYLAKAIKEVVEESKTNIKNIDEFGIDIGPGSFTGIRVAISTLQGLLIDNPEKEVYTFFSSDVLYRSVVNNNHDLKKKKLTVLKRARENAAYASIYEDGKRIFGPQMVFEDFLINSMNNCILINEEAEYFKNKYKLENEVFYSNIEEESLIAETLKGKRVKIKNLEPLYLQKPLAVENLERRKTK, via the coding sequence TTGAATCTTTTAATACTTTCAACTACTCTAAAAAATATACTTGTTTTATTACAAGATGAAAAAAATAAGATTTATACAAGGATTTTGACTGAGAACAAATCGGGTAATTACCTCGCTAAAGCGATCAAAGAAGTGGTAGAAGAATCAAAAACAAATATAAAAAATATAGATGAGTTTGGTATAGATATAGGTCCCGGATCGTTCACCGGGATCAGAGTAGCTATTTCTACTTTACAAGGACTTTTAATAGATAACCCAGAAAAAGAAGTTTATACCTTTTTCTCTTCTGATGTTTTGTATCGTTCCGTGGTGAATAATAACCATGATCTTAAGAAAAAAAAGTTGACTGTTTTAAAAAGAGCACGAGAGAATGCCGCATATGCATCTATATACGAAGATGGGAAAAGAATCTTTGGCCCTCAAATGGTCTTTGAAGATTTTTTAATAAATTCTATGAACAATTGTATTTTAATAAATGAAGAAGCTGAATATTTTAAAAACAAATATAAACTGGAAAATGAAGTATTTTATTCAAACATTGAAGAAGAATCTCTAATTGCAGAAACATTGAAAGGTAAAAGAGTAAAAATAAAAAACTTGGAACCTCTTTATCTTCAAAAACCTTTAGCTGTTGAAAATTTAGAGAGAAGAAAAACAAAATAG
- the leuS gene encoding leucine--tRNA ligase: MEKTYNPQEIEKKWQQKWQEKDAFKVVNDDYHKKYYDLVMFPYPSGTLHVGHVKNYVIGDVIARYKRMRGYSVMHPFGFDAFGLPAENAAIEKGNIHPEDWTMQNINIIRNQIKKLGISYNWDREVITCKEDYYKWTQWIFLQLYKNGLAYKKKAPVNWCPNCKTVLANEQVVNGRCERCGTSVEIKQLEQWYFKITDYAEKLLNDLENLNGWPENVKTMQKNWIGKSVGAEVEFKLDNGKGSLRVFTTRPDTLWGVTFMALSPESPLVEELTTPENTEIVNKFLQKVSLQDRFKRTAEGAEKEGVFTGSYAINPVNGEKIPIYVANYILYEYGTGAIMAVPAHDQRDFEFAKKYNLPIRIVIMPEDDKLNEEKLEKAYVGEGVLINSREFTGLDNQTAIKKISQWLEDKKIGKVVTQYKLRDWLISRQRYWGAPIPIVYCEKCGVVSVPEDDLPVKLPRDVEFEPTGKSPLIDHPDFKETTCPKCGGKAKREVDTMDTFVDSSWYYLRYVNPKLGEKPFNKEDVDNWLPVDQYIGGVEHAILHLLYSRFITKVLKDLGYFSFDEPFKNLFTQGMIYRNGAKMSKSKGNVVSPEEMIEKYGSDALRTYILFMAPPERDAEWNDSGIEGTYRFLNRVWNMYMKIQDKIIHLENNSNYLLKNKYEKDLRRKLHQTIEKITSDIEGNFQFNTAVSSLMELLNELNSYLNNTDEKDWNLNLLKEFSEDFVLMLSPIAPHISEELWKNFGKDGFIFKASWPKIDKNALKAEEITLAVQINGKLRAQITIDVNLKEEEVKSFVLEDDKVQKYIAGKKIEKIIYVPKKIINIVVK, encoded by the coding sequence ATGGAAAAAACCTACAATCCACAAGAAATAGAGAAAAAATGGCAACAGAAATGGCAAGAAAAAGATGCTTTTAAAGTAGTGAATGATGATTACCATAAAAAATACTATGATTTGGTAATGTTTCCTTACCCTTCGGGGACTCTCCATGTTGGCCATGTAAAAAACTATGTCATAGGTGACGTTATAGCTCGATACAAGAGGATGAGAGGGTACAGTGTGATGCATCCTTTTGGTTTTGATGCATTTGGTTTGCCTGCTGAAAACGCAGCGATAGAGAAGGGTAACATTCATCCCGAAGATTGGACTATGCAAAATATCAATATCATCAGAAATCAAATTAAAAAGCTTGGTATTAGTTATAATTGGGATAGAGAAGTTATAACGTGTAAGGAAGATTACTACAAATGGACACAATGGATATTCTTACAATTGTATAAAAATGGGTTAGCCTACAAGAAAAAGGCACCTGTGAATTGGTGTCCAAACTGCAAAACGGTACTAGCTAATGAGCAAGTTGTTAATGGAAGATGTGAAAGATGTGGGACCTCTGTGGAAATTAAACAGTTAGAGCAATGGTATTTCAAAATAACTGACTATGCTGAAAAGTTGTTAAATGATTTAGAAAATTTGAACGGATGGCCTGAGAATGTCAAAACAATGCAGAAAAATTGGATAGGTAAAAGTGTGGGAGCCGAAGTCGAATTTAAACTTGATAATGGCAAAGGAAGCTTGAGAGTTTTTACCACCAGGCCTGATACCTTGTGGGGAGTTACTTTTATGGCGTTATCTCCTGAATCACCTCTTGTAGAAGAGTTAACAACTCCAGAAAATACTGAAATAGTAAATAAATTTTTGCAAAAAGTGAGCTTGCAAGATAGGTTTAAAAGAACCGCTGAAGGAGCAGAAAAAGAAGGCGTTTTCACTGGAAGTTACGCCATAAATCCTGTGAATGGAGAAAAGATACCTATTTACGTAGCAAATTATATTTTATACGAATATGGTACGGGGGCAATTATGGCTGTTCCTGCGCATGATCAAAGAGACTTTGAATTTGCGAAAAAATATAATCTTCCCATCAGAATTGTTATAATGCCTGAAGATGACAAGTTAAATGAAGAAAAGTTAGAAAAAGCTTACGTTGGAGAAGGAGTTTTGATAAATTCCAGAGAATTTACGGGGTTAGATAACCAAACAGCAATTAAGAAAATCTCTCAATGGTTAGAAGATAAAAAGATCGGAAAAGTTGTCACCCAGTACAAATTGAGAGATTGGCTCATATCAAGGCAAAGGTATTGGGGAGCTCCGATTCCCATTGTATATTGTGAAAAATGCGGGGTAGTTTCTGTTCCGGAAGATGATTTACCTGTAAAGCTTCCCAGGGACGTTGAATTTGAACCAACCGGAAAAAGTCCTTTGATCGATCATCCCGATTTCAAAGAAACAACATGTCCAAAATGTGGTGGAAAAGCTAAAAGAGAAGTTGATACTATGGATACCTTTGTGGATAGCTCATGGTACTATTTGAGATATGTGAATCCAAAACTAGGAGAAAAACCTTTTAATAAGGAAGATGTAGATAATTGGTTGCCTGTAGATCAGTATATAGGTGGAGTCGAACATGCAATTTTGCACTTACTTTATTCAAGGTTCATAACCAAAGTGCTGAAAGATCTTGGGTATTTCAGTTTTGATGAGCCTTTCAAAAATCTTTTCACTCAAGGTATGATATACAGGAACGGGGCTAAGATGTCTAAATCAAAAGGTAACGTTGTGTCTCCTGAAGAAATGATCGAAAAATATGGTAGCGATGCTTTAAGAACTTACATTCTTTTTATGGCTCCTCCAGAAAGGGATGCAGAATGGAATGATTCAGGCATAGAAGGTACATACAGATTCTTAAATAGGGTTTGGAATATGTACATGAAAATACAAGATAAGATAATTCATCTTGAAAATAACTCAAATTATCTTTTGAAAAATAAATATGAAAAGGATTTAAGAAGAAAATTACACCAAACTATTGAGAAAATAACGAGCGATATAGAAGGTAATTTTCAATTTAACACCGCAGTAAGTTCCCTTATGGAACTTTTGAATGAATTAAACTCATACCTAAACAATACAGATGAAAAAGATTGGAACCTCAACTTACTAAAAGAATTTTCTGAAGATTTTGTATTGATGTTGTCTCCTATTGCTCCTCATATAAGTGAAGAATTATGGAAGAATTTTGGAAAAGATGGTTTTATATTTAAAGCAAGTTGGCCAAAGATCGATAAGAATGCTTTGAAAGCAGAAGAAATTACGTTAGCCGTACAAATAAACGGGAAGTTGAGAGCCCAGATAACGATTGATGTTAATTTAAAAGAAGAGGAAGTAAAAAGTTTTGTCTTAGAGGATGATAAAGTTCAAAAATATATAGCAGGTAAAAAGATAGAAAAAATCATTTATGTCCCAAAAAAAATCATAAATATAGTGGTCAAGTAA
- a CDS encoding segregation and condensation protein A has translation METKRQERLPAKLCKRLERLYISDGEEDQIINFNYLDIKLDIFSGPFFKLVELIKEKKIPVRKISVSYISDMFVDYLNDNFQDLNSIGEFLELASYLTFLKSKEILPNSNNDKEFRKHREIIYETIENYDVIKKAQEIIKKDFGEDKKKPVRVKNKASIEKEIIENQLVKFFDDYITKQKKLEIIRDTYRIEDAIKMLEKKDEFNILDLFEYSQHKKMNFLVMFLASLILVNRGFFEYEKGLFIKLSSQNLGSDLNG, from the coding sequence ATGGAAACGAAAAGGCAAGAAAGGTTGCCAGCCAAACTATGCAAGAGGTTAGAGAGGCTTTACATTTCAGATGGTGAGGAGGATCAAATAATTAACTTTAACTATCTCGATATAAAATTAGACATATTTTCTGGCCCTTTTTTTAAACTCGTTGAATTAATAAAGGAAAAAAAGATACCGGTTAGAAAGATATCTGTCAGTTACATCTCAGATATGTTTGTTGATTACCTCAACGATAACTTTCAGGACCTAAACTCTATAGGGGAATTTTTAGAATTAGCGTCTTATTTGACATTTTTGAAGTCCAAAGAAATACTTCCCAATTCTAATAACGATAAAGAATTTAGAAAACATAGAGAGATCATATATGAGACCATTGAAAATTACGACGTTATCAAAAAAGCCCAAGAGATCATAAAAAAAGATTTTGGTGAAGATAAGAAAAAACCTGTTAGAGTTAAGAATAAGGCATCAATAGAAAAAGAGATCATTGAAAATCAGTTAGTTAAGTTCTTCGATGACTACATTACAAAACAAAAAAAACTCGAAATTATCCGAGATACTTATCGTATAGAAGATGCAATAAAAATGCTCGAAAAAAAAGACGAATTTAATATTCTAGATCTTTTCGAATATTCTCAACATAAAAAGATGAATTTTTTAGTAATGTTTTTAGCTTCCCTAATTTTGGTAAACCGTGGTTTTTTCGAATATGAAAAAGGTCTCTTTATTAAACTTAGTTCGCAAAATCTTGGAAGTGATTTGAATGGCTAA
- a CDS encoding metal-dependent hydrolase: protein MPNFKTHILSGILGFPVFFLVFNFIYSHLFYEVYYVSGEIVASYFLFVVGSDFPDIDHQNSFINKLMRLFLIFGSVYYLFEYDFLYREYLPFSYNLSNFILIVVGVLLGLLLGIIFNKLSKHRGLWHSFLIGGILSVIIYLLNLKYRTPINILYSLSYFVGFSLHVILDKNLKTK from the coding sequence ATGCCGAATTTTAAAACTCACATATTAAGCGGTATTTTGGGGTTCCCTGTATTCTTTTTAGTGTTCAATTTTATTTATAGTCATTTGTTTTACGAGGTTTATTATGTTTCAGGTGAGATCGTAGCTTCTTATTTTCTCTTTGTTGTTGGGAGTGATTTCCCCGATATTGACCACCAAAATTCTTTTATAAACAAATTAATGAGATTGTTTTTAATTTTTGGAAGTGTGTACTATCTCTTTGAATATGATTTCTTGTATAGAGAGTATCTACCTTTTTCTTATAACCTTTCAAATTTTATTTTGATAGTTGTAGGTGTTTTACTAGGATTACTTTTAGGAATAATTTTTAACAAACTATCGAAACACAGAGGATTGTGGCATTCATTTTTAATTGGTGGTATACTCTCTGTCATCATTTACTTACTTAATTTAAAATATAGAACCCCTATAAACATACTGTACAGTTTGAGTTACTTTGTAGGTTTCTCATTGCATGTTATTTTAGATAAGAATCTCAAAACGAAATAG
- the recJ gene encoding single-stranded-DNA-specific exonuclease RecJ: MESKWKVFWDPKASYYQEKERVAKTLSSVLGISNFLAKLLVSRNIETPEEGDKFLNHLELESFDPYLMKDMSKAVEILKQIKEKKEKVAIFGDYDVDGVTATSVLYLGLKKLGYDVTSYIPSRIEEGYSLNIKAISDLKSKNYNNIVTVDCGTTSIREIDYAKSLGMKVIVTDHHLPQENLPKADAILNPKRKDDEYPFKDLAGVGVTFKLLQALYKSYDDSLDPFEYIDLVAVGTIADIVSITSENRYLVKIGLNKLKTNPTKGLKYLLDELKIVDSEINSRTITFKVAPKINAAGRMSDARAAFNLLTEKDEEKLKKAVSELLRLNSKRQSTEKEIYLYSLSLLDLYPEYKKDPVLVLSGEDWHMGVLGIVASKLSNQFNKPVLMISKNQEMGKGSGRSPQGIDLMELLLKVNERGVFEEFGGHKFAAGFSLLSENIETLRKGINEVYKELYGSKKLASQIDVDMEIEGIWETMFEDINMLEPFGYGNEEPVFLIREAKLENIRFFRNGSQSFSGTLNKDSLIIDVLGYDLGYRLSELTDNKKRDLVTDLVGTFRIENSYNLKNSYVKFYLQDLKINERIEQEETAKWNFASNILQDELNKIMNVEILNDNLTRGKVAMFLPSKIKNDSLLKKVQLSLEEHQKLIIVSATNSLLEHIYKIINTYFPENLLYFSNQYILTPELISNYSVIFVTVPKFIKNCELLDSMQAEIIIDEPFYSLFHPVVRKVPEYQQFRKYALQKPKISIFSSIYSEELKEVLKRAGFKILISFSNNNSFEVVRERNNILGLLKDYTNERNGKVLVLNDYERQKSLVRLLDEKLQVDENDIRLFNHSMSFREKLISREKFKNEKANFYITSFSNNGIAFEVKQFSPILIIVDVPKTDIELLDLVSTWMKKTQRTTIILAYNNRFKVKLLYEYSRKYPSFKVLKRVYDFIEDGHCNVEEIQNSLLKGDKSLSETVLNVMEDANLIKVNEEEVEILDNFNLKDLRESSNFKENILDNWILKNSINFYENLDTRELIEFLKGSSKAGARSV; this comes from the coding sequence ATGGAGAGTAAATGGAAGGTTTTTTGGGACCCAAAGGCTTCTTATTATCAAGAAAAAGAAAGAGTTGCAAAAACCTTATCTAGTGTTTTAGGTATTTCCAATTTTTTGGCAAAGCTATTAGTATCTAGAAATATCGAAACACCCGAAGAAGGAGATAAGTTTTTAAACCATTTGGAATTGGAAAGCTTTGACCCTTATTTGATGAAGGATATGTCAAAAGCCGTAGAAATTCTCAAGCAAATCAAAGAAAAGAAAGAAAAAGTGGCGATCTTCGGTGATTACGATGTTGATGGGGTAACCGCGACTTCCGTTTTGTATCTTGGTTTAAAAAAATTAGGTTACGATGTAACTTCTTACATTCCGTCCAGAATAGAAGAAGGTTATAGTCTAAACATTAAGGCTATATCCGATTTAAAAAGTAAAAATTATAACAATATTGTTACTGTTGATTGCGGTACAACATCCATACGAGAAATTGACTATGCAAAAAGTCTTGGAATGAAAGTTATAGTTACCGATCATCATTTGCCTCAAGAGAATCTTCCAAAAGCAGATGCGATATTGAACCCAAAAAGGAAAGACGATGAATATCCTTTCAAGGATCTGGCAGGGGTCGGAGTAACTTTTAAATTACTACAAGCCCTTTACAAAAGTTACGATGATTCTTTGGACCCTTTCGAATATATAGACCTTGTGGCAGTGGGCACTATTGCTGACATAGTCTCGATAACCTCAGAAAACAGATATTTGGTTAAAATAGGATTGAACAAATTAAAAACCAATCCAACGAAAGGTTTAAAATATTTACTGGATGAATTGAAGATAGTTGATTCTGAGATAAATTCCCGAACCATCACTTTTAAAGTTGCTCCCAAGATAAATGCTGCGGGAAGAATGTCAGATGCACGTGCAGCGTTTAATTTGTTAACTGAAAAAGATGAAGAAAAATTAAAAAAAGCGGTTTCAGAATTACTCCGACTAAATTCAAAAAGGCAAAGTACCGAAAAGGAAATCTATTTATACTCTTTAAGTTTGTTAGATTTGTATCCTGAATATAAAAAGGACCCCGTGTTGGTTTTAAGTGGAGAAGACTGGCATATGGGAGTTCTTGGGATAGTGGCTTCCAAACTGTCGAATCAATTCAATAAACCCGTTTTGATGATATCAAAAAATCAGGAAATGGGTAAAGGTTCAGGAAGAAGTCCCCAGGGCATAGATTTAATGGAGCTTCTTCTCAAAGTCAATGAAAGAGGTGTTTTTGAAGAGTTTGGTGGTCATAAGTTTGCCGCGGGTTTTTCCCTTCTCTCTGAAAATATAGAAACTTTAAGAAAGGGGATTAACGAGGTTTACAAAGAGTTATATGGGAGCAAAAAATTAGCCTCTCAAATTGATGTGGATATGGAAATAGAAGGAATATGGGAAACGATGTTTGAAGATATAAACATGTTAGAACCTTTTGGATATGGGAATGAGGAGCCTGTTTTTTTGATAAGAGAAGCTAAACTAGAAAACATAAGATTCTTTCGTAATGGTTCTCAAAGTTTTTCAGGAACTCTCAACAAAGATTCTTTAATCATAGATGTTTTAGGATACGATTTAGGATACAGATTAAGCGAGTTAACTGATAATAAAAAAAGAGACCTTGTTACAGATCTTGTTGGCACCTTTAGAATAGAGAACTCTTATAATTTAAAAAACAGCTATGTTAAATTTTACTTGCAAGATTTGAAGATTAATGAGAGAATAGAACAAGAAGAAACTGCAAAATGGAACTTTGCATCTAATATTCTTCAAGATGAGCTGAACAAGATCATGAATGTAGAAATATTAAATGATAATTTAACCAGGGGTAAAGTAGCAATGTTTCTTCCAAGTAAGATCAAAAATGATTCTTTACTGAAAAAAGTTCAGTTATCATTAGAAGAGCATCAAAAGCTGATAATCGTTTCCGCAACAAACAGTTTATTGGAACACATATATAAGATAATAAACACTTATTTTCCAGAGAATTTATTATACTTTAGCAATCAATATATCCTTACGCCAGAACTTATATCTAATTATAGTGTGATATTCGTTACAGTACCTAAATTTATTAAAAATTGTGAATTACTTGATTCTATGCAAGCTGAAATTATTATCGACGAACCATTCTATTCATTATTCCATCCGGTAGTGAGAAAAGTTCCGGAATATCAGCAATTTAGGAAATATGCTCTTCAAAAGCCTAAAATTAGTATTTTCAGTTCTATTTACAGCGAAGAGTTAAAAGAAGTTTTAAAAAGAGCGGGATTTAAAATTCTTATATCTTTTTCGAATAATAATAGCTTTGAAGTGGTGAGAGAAAGAAACAATATTCTTGGACTTTTGAAGGATTACACAAATGAAAGAAATGGCAAAGTATTGGTCTTGAATGATTATGAGAGACAAAAATCTTTAGTGAGACTGTTAGACGAAAAATTACAAGTTGATGAAAACGATATAAGACTTTTCAACCATTCAATGAGTTTTAGGGAAAAACTTATTTCTAGAGAAAAATTTAAAAATGAGAAAGCTAATTTTTATATAACTTCGTTTTCTAACAACGGTATAGCGTTTGAAGTTAAACAATTCTCACCCATTTTAATAATTGTAGATGTTCCAAAAACGGACATAGAGCTTTTGGACTTGGTTTCTACATGGATGAAAAAGACTCAAAGAACAACTATCATATTGGCTTACAATAATCGGTTCAAAGTTAAATTACTTTACGAATATTCAAGAAAGTACCCATCTTTTAAAGTATTAAAACGTGTCTATGATTTTATAGAAGATGGACATTGCAATGTGGAAGAGATACAAAATTCTCTTTTGAAGGGTGATAAATCGTTATCAGAAACTGTTTTAAACGTGATGGAAGATGCCAATTTGATAAAGGTGAATGAAGAAGAAGTGGAAATATTGGATAATTTTAATCTAAAGGATTTACGTGAAAGCTCTAATTTCAAAGAAAACATATTAGATAATTGGATATTGAAAAATTCTATCAATTTCTATGAAAATTTAGATACAAGGGAATTAATTGAATTCTTGAAAGGCAGTTCTAAAGCAGGAGCGAGAAGTGTATAA
- the scpB gene encoding SMC-Scp complex subunit ScpB produces MAKSKIDVEIRMIEALIFSTPNGVSFKEISKRLKIKEEELRSYLEEIELHYIGDQHGVELIKNGNKYRFEIKPEIKSMVFTNPRKFELTQTQFEVLAILFMNGDSRVVEIEQIRGKNSYYQLKKLMEYDLIKKSKKKNHTYYHLTEKFYEFLPDKTLKKLEEMKKNEVTKGSPNNISE; encoded by the coding sequence ATGGCTAAAAGCAAAATAGATGTAGAAATTCGAATGATAGAAGCATTAATATTTTCAACTCCTAACGGTGTATCTTTCAAAGAGATCTCCAAGCGTTTAAAGATAAAAGAAGAAGAATTGAGAAGCTATCTTGAAGAAATAGAATTGCATTATATTGGTGACCAACACGGTGTGGAATTGATAAAAAATGGCAACAAATACAGATTTGAAATAAAGCCAGAAATAAAATCTATGGTCTTCACAAATCCTCGAAAATTTGAGTTAACACAAACTCAATTTGAAGTATTAGCAATACTGTTTATGAATGGAGATAGCAGGGTTGTTGAAATAGAACAAATCAGAGGTAAAAATAGTTATTACCAACTAAAGAAGTTAATGGAATACGATTTAATTAAAAAAAGTAAAAAGAAAAACCATACATACTACCATCTTACAGAAAAATTTTACGAATTCTTACCGGATAAAACGTTGAAAAAATTGGAGGAAATGAAGAAGAATGAAGTTACAAAAGGCTCTCCAAATAATATCTCTGAGTAG
- a CDS encoding sigma-70 family RNA polymerase sigma factor encodes MNLDKLIELAQIGDNQALGIILEKFEPMVKSIVGKYYGTWLEFEDFLQIGLVGLIQAVYNFRKDANAKFSSFAYMNISSEIKSFVTYLNRNKHKVLTEAVSMENTDDEFSENADYYIESVDSEKKDFLREYFLAKSLEQLECKEREIVELWIYGYSYQEIGDKMEINTKKVDNTIQKIKKVLARNIDEYNDIVELFGGKYEI; translated from the coding sequence ATGAATTTGGATAAACTTATAGAACTTGCACAAATAGGGGACAACCAAGCTCTAGGCATAATTCTTGAAAAGTTTGAACCTATGGTGAAATCTATTGTCGGGAAATATTATGGTACATGGTTGGAATTCGAAGATTTTTTACAAATAGGTTTGGTAGGTTTAATTCAAGCGGTATATAATTTCAGAAAAGATGCAAACGCTAAATTTTCAAGTTTTGCCTATATGAATATCTCTTCGGAGATAAAATCTTTTGTCACGTACTTGAACAGAAATAAACATAAGGTTTTAACAGAGGCTGTAAGTATGGAAAACACAGACGACGAATTTTCAGAAAATGCCGATTATTACATAGAAAGTGTTGATTCTGAAAAGAAAGACTTCCTCAGGGAATATTTTCTAGCAAAGAGTCTTGAACAACTTGAATGCAAGGAAAGGGAAATTGTAGAATTATGGATATATGGATACTCATATCAAGAAATAGGGGATAAAATGGAAATAAATACAAAAAAAGTCGATAATACCATCCAAAAGATAAAGAAGGTCCTCGCAAGAAATATAGACGAATATAATGACATAGTGGAGTTGTTTGGAGGTAAGTATGAAATTTAA
- a CDS encoding redox-sensing transcriptional repressor Rex: MKSPKVPKPTIKRLAMYNRFLKELVEEGIPKTSSKEIAEALNIKASQVRKDLSYFGEFGKRGVGYDVEDLCLKIQKILGTERIWNVAIIGVGNLGRAISHYPELEKYKFKIVAAYDVDKRKINSNLLPGIPIKHIKELKNKNNDLDFEIAILTVPSNVAQEVTNILIEAGVKGILNFAPVTLNSDDHVVIENVDFVISLKTLTYEIVSQNL, from the coding sequence ATGAAATCACCAAAAGTTCCCAAACCTACAATAAAAAGATTAGCCATGTACAACAGATTTTTAAAAGAGCTAGTGGAAGAAGGAATACCAAAGACTTCTTCAAAAGAGATTGCTGAGGCTCTTAACATAAAGGCTTCTCAGGTTAGAAAAGATCTATCTTATTTTGGAGAGTTTGGAAAGAGGGGCGTAGGATACGATGTTGAAGATCTATGTTTAAAGATTCAAAAGATTTTAGGAACAGAAAGGATTTGGAACGTTGCAATTATAGGAGTAGGAAACCTTGGTAGAGCTATTTCTCATTATCCTGAATTAGAAAAATACAAGTTTAAAATAGTTGCAGCCTATGATGTAGACAAAAGAAAAATCAATTCTAACTTGTTACCCGGTATTCCAATAAAACATATTAAAGAACTAAAGAATAAAAACAATGATCTTGATTTTGAAATAGCGATATTAACTGTTCCATCAAATGTGGCTCAAGAAGTTACAAATATATTAATAGAAGCCGGTGTAAAAGGGATATTGAATTTTGCCCCAGTAACTTTGAACTCCGATGATCATGTTGTTATTGAAAATGTTGATTTTGTTATTTCTCTTAAAACGTTAACGTATGAAATAGTTAGTCAAAATTTGTAA